A genome region from Bacteroidota bacterium includes the following:
- a CDS encoding T9SS type A sorting domain-containing protein: MKTQKLIHGIGFIYFLSIFFSSGLNAQNWGDPILTETSIGTGGSTGTYSSMKIVNGNPAISYYDQQHFNLMYMRANDATGSTWASPVCLDRKGYVGKYNSLNIVNGNPAVSFYDFTNGNLKFARALDINGTNWNLPVAIDIGGDVGQYTSLLIVNGNPAISYYDVTNGNLKYIRASDPDGNSWNAPVTIDFTGNVGTYTSMQIANGDPAISYNDVTNGNLKYVRSSDASGAVWAAPVSVDVAGIVGSFNSLQIVNGNPAISYYDATNYNLKYVHASDASGSIWSAPINIDSMGDVGEYSSLQIVNGNPAISYYDPTNYNLKYIRANNASGTSWSGAAAIDIPGDVGQYTSLMIVNGNPSISYYDLTNGNLKYIRSNDANGSTWSPPLMFDASADLGAYTSAQIVNGNPGIAYQDWTNGDLKFVRANDAYGSVWGTPVTIDVTGNVGWFISMQIVNGNPAISYYDMTLGNLNYVRALDASGLTWPTPTTVDFSGDVGAYSSLEVVNGNPAISYYNQTNSDLKYVRALDPSGSSWGAPMSIDVTGAIGTYTSMKVVNGNPAISYYDVTYGDLKYIRATNPSGTAWAAPLLLDVTGNVGEFSALQIVKGNPAISYWDITNKQVKYIRATDASGTTWGPAVVVDPGIWEGQTSSLQVVNGYPAVSYYDYNIYDLKYVRALDSTGVSWGTPVKLDTIEGTGEFSSMVLIGNDVGIGYYNRSEGFPYFILGTQCLNPTVPVLSANPSSVCPGGNTTLTANGTLNGATNWQWYSDSCGGTPIGSGVMISVSPTVTTIYHARGEGGCAFPGLCGSISVTVNTVDTSVTISYSTLISNASSATYQWIDCNNGNAPIPGATNQSYLAIIDGSYAVIVTQNSCTDTSTCYAMINTGIIPTSKKTDLTIYPNPTEDNIFIQSKNLEASRAVISVTDVTGRILFTKNFESPNGELNTQIDMSNFSSGIYFVQLKAGDKIYSAKVVRE, from the coding sequence ATGAAAACGCAAAAATTAATTCACGGTATCGGATTTATTTATTTTCTCTCCATTTTCTTCTCATCCGGACTAAATGCTCAAAACTGGGGCGATCCTATTTTAACTGAAACTTCAATTGGAACAGGTGGGAGCACCGGAACATATTCTTCGATGAAAATTGTGAATGGTAATCCGGCAATTTCATATTACGATCAACAGCATTTTAACCTGATGTACATGCGGGCGAATGATGCAACAGGTTCAACATGGGCGTCCCCCGTTTGTCTTGATCGGAAAGGGTATGTCGGCAAGTATAATTCCTTGAATATTGTCAATGGAAATCCAGCTGTTTCTTTCTATGACTTTACCAATGGCAATTTAAAATTTGCACGTGCATTAGATATCAATGGAACAAACTGGAATTTGCCGGTTGCAATTGATATAGGAGGAGATGTTGGCCAATATACTTCTCTGCTGATAGTAAATGGAAACCCTGCAATTTCTTATTACGATGTTACCAATGGCAATTTAAAATACATCCGGGCTTCAGATCCTGATGGCAACAGTTGGAACGCTCCTGTTACAATTGATTTTACAGGAAATGTGGGAACCTATACCTCTATGCAGATTGCAAATGGTGATCCGGCAATTTCATACAATGATGTGACAAACGGAAATTTGAAATATGTCCGATCCAGCGACGCATCTGGTGCAGTTTGGGCGGCACCCGTTTCAGTTGATGTTGCGGGCATTGTTGGATCGTTTAATTCTCTTCAGATTGTAAATGGCAATCCGGCAATTTCCTATTACGATGCGACCAATTATAATTTGAAATATGTTCACGCTTCTGATGCCAGCGGTTCTATATGGTCTGCCCCGATCAATATTGATAGCATGGGCGATGTAGGAGAATATTCATCATTGCAAATAGTAAATGGTAATCCTGCGATTTCATATTATGATCCTACCAATTATAATTTAAAATATATAAGGGCAAACAATGCTTCTGGTACTTCATGGTCCGGAGCTGCAGCGATAGATATTCCCGGAGATGTCGGACAATATACTTCGCTCATGATTGTAAATGGAAATCCTTCCATTTCCTATTACGATCTGACGAACGGAAATCTCAAGTATATAAGATCAAATGATGCAAATGGATCAACCTGGTCGCCGCCGCTTATGTTTGATGCTTCTGCGGATCTCGGAGCCTATACCTCTGCGCAAATCGTAAATGGTAATCCGGGAATCGCATATCAGGATTGGACCAATGGAGATTTGAAATTTGTAAGAGCGAATGACGCTTACGGTTCAGTATGGGGTACGCCGGTTACAATTGATGTTACAGGAAATGTAGGCTGGTTTATTTCTATGCAGATCGTCAATGGTAATCCGGCAATATCTTACTACGATATGACTTTAGGAAATTTAAATTACGTGAGAGCACTGGATGCTTCCGGGTTGACATGGCCAACGCCAACTACTGTTGATTTTTCCGGCGATGTAGGTGCTTATTCTTCACTTGAAGTCGTTAATGGTAATCCTGCAATTTCATATTATAATCAAACAAATTCAGATTTAAAATATGTTCGGGCATTGGATCCTTCCGGATCATCATGGGGTGCGCCAATGTCCATTGATGTTACAGGAGCGATCGGAACTTATACTTCAATGAAAGTTGTAAACGGAAATCCTGCAATTAGTTATTATGATGTTACGTATGGTGATCTGAAATATATTCGCGCAACGAATCCTTCCGGAACAGCGTGGGCTGCTCCATTGTTACTGGATGTTACCGGAAACGTAGGAGAATTTTCTGCGCTTCAGATAGTAAAGGGCAATCCTGCGATTTCTTATTGGGATATTACCAATAAACAAGTAAAATACATTCGGGCTACTGATGCTTCGGGCACTACCTGGGGGCCGGCGGTCGTTGTCGATCCGGGTATATGGGAAGGACAAACTTCCTCTTTGCAAGTGGTGAATGGTTATCCCGCAGTTTCTTATTATGATTATAATATTTATGATCTGAAATATGTTCGCGCTTTGGATTCAACAGGAGTCTCCTGGGGTACGCCGGTGAAGCTGGATACAATTGAAGGTACCGGCGAATTTTCATCAATGGTACTAATCGGCAATGATGTAGGAATCGGTTATTATAATCGCTCCGAAGGATTTCCATATTTTATTTTGGGCACTCAGTGTCTTAATCCAACAGTTCCTGTACTTTCTGCAAATCCTTCTTCAGTTTGTCCTGGTGGAAATACAACATTGACCGCAAATGGCACATTGAACGGCGCAACGAACTGGCAATGGTACAGCGATTCGTGTGGCGGAACTCCAATTGGAAGTGGCGTAATGATTTCTGTTTCTCCAACGGTAACAACAATTTATCACGCAAGGGGAGAAGGCGGTTGTGCATTTCCAGGACTTTGCGGAAGTATTTCTGTAACCGTTAATACTGTTGATACTTCAGTTACAATTTCTTATTCAACTTTAATATCAAATGCTTCAAGCGCAACGTACCAATGGATCGATTGCAATAACGGAAATGCCCCGATTCCAGGGGCAACAAACCAAAGTTACCTTGCAATAATAGATGGGAGCTACGCAGTGATCGTAACGCAGAATTCATGTACTGATACTTCTACATGTTATGCCATGATCAATACAGGAATAATTCCAACAAGCAAAAAAACAGATTTAACAATCTATCCTAATCCAACAGAAGATAATATTTTCATCCAGTCAAAAAATCTTGAAGCAAGCCGTGCAGTGATTTCTGTAACGGATGTAACCGGCAGAATTTTATTCACGAAAAATTTTGAATCTCCGAATGGAGAATTAAACACGCAGATAGACATGAGCAATTTCTCTTCGGGAATTTATTTTGTGCAATTGAAAGCGGGGGATAAAATTTATTCTGCAAAAGTGGTGCGGGAATAA
- a CDS encoding T9SS type A sorting domain-containing protein: MKKTITLLYGISFSVCALNAQWNIQNSSFPNTATGINCISIVDANTVWAAAFDSSYNNPSLDFTMTVNGGTTWTAGTVSGPNANFNISNISGVDASTAFVAVADWNNGGGRIYKTVDGGANWTQQNNGAFILPNGWVDAIHFWNANEGVCLGDSNTGYWEFYTTVDGGTNWSRVPQGNIPANLQLEYGLDNVFSVVGNTIWFATDSGRVYKSIDKGMNWTVASTGLQGITSMAFKDANNGLVEDGGVLMSTTDGGATWNNVNFTGNLRDGWMCYAPPGGNGFYVTTEFFGGQGGSAYSLDNGVTWNDFDDLVDHGAVMFLNSSTGWSGGWNVSPTTDGMFVYAGSVGIKNNSVENAIVSAVPNPFSEATTITVSGYAITQPLQLNIFDLTGKLIRTQSSIDGTFHVNRNELADGSYLYRITSGTVVLSNGKLVVN; encoded by the coding sequence ATGAAAAAAACAATTACCCTCCTTTACGGAATTTCTTTTTCTGTTTGTGCTTTGAATGCCCAATGGAATATTCAGAACTCCAGTTTCCCCAATACAGCAACAGGCATCAATTGTATTTCCATCGTAGATGCAAATACAGTTTGGGCCGCCGCATTCGATTCTTCTTACAATAATCCTTCACTCGATTTTACGATGACAGTGAATGGAGGAACCACGTGGACCGCCGGTACAGTAAGCGGCCCCAATGCAAATTTCAACATCTCAAATATTTCCGGCGTGGATGCAAGCACTGCATTTGTTGCGGTGGCCGACTGGAATAATGGTGGCGGAAGAATTTATAAAACAGTGGATGGTGGTGCAAACTGGACACAGCAGAATAACGGCGCATTCATTCTGCCGAACGGTTGGGTGGATGCAATTCATTTCTGGAATGCGAACGAAGGAGTTTGCCTCGGTGATTCGAATACCGGCTATTGGGAATTTTATACAACGGTCGATGGTGGAACAAACTGGTCGCGCGTGCCGCAAGGAAATATTCCGGCGAATCTGCAATTGGAATATGGACTCGATAATGTTTTTTCTGTTGTGGGAAATACAATTTGGTTCGCAACAGATTCCGGAAGAGTTTACAAATCCATTGACAAAGGAATGAACTGGACCGTTGCTTCTACCGGTTTGCAGGGAATTACAAGCATGGCATTTAAAGATGCAAACAACGGCTTAGTGGAAGATGGCGGAGTTCTCATGAGTACCACCGACGGCGGCGCTACATGGAACAATGTGAACTTTACCGGGAATCTCCGCGACGGATGGATGTGTTATGCGCCTCCCGGTGGGAATGGATTTTATGTGACCACAGAATTTTTCGGCGGACAAGGTGGGTCTGCTTATTCGCTTGACAATGGCGTAACGTGGAATGATTTTGATGATCTCGTTGATCACGGCGCAGTGATGTTCCTGAATTCTTCAACGGGTTGGTCAGGCGGCTGGAACGTGAGCCCGACTACCGACGGGATGTTTGTGTATGCCGGAAGCGTGGGAATAAAAAATAATTCCGTGGAGAATGCAATTGTTTCTGCTGTTCCAAATCCATTTAGTGAAGCGACCACGATCACGGTGAGTGGTTATGCTATAACACAACCCTTGCAATTGAACATTTTCGATCTTACGGGGAAACTGATTCGTACGCAAAGTTCTATTGACGGAACATTCCATGTGAACCGGAACGAACTTGCTGATGGAAGTTATCTCTATCGCATTACTTCCGGCACTGTTGTTCTCTCCAATGGGAAACTGGTGGTGAACTGA
- a CDS encoding WG repeat-containing protein: protein MKTIFCFLFLFFASFEMEAQQPQRFYVNGKCGYKNSTGKIIVDAKYEAGSEFKDGFAIVVSENKRGFINFSGNISIPLQFDDASLFSNGIARVSVSGKYGFIDTTGKFVIAADYDQADDFSCGLAWVQKNGLYGFINPAGEVVIPIQYAAANSFSEQLASVKLNGKWGFIDITGKTIIPFEYDLAWSCTNGEAHVKKGTEEYYVNLENKKTHEVEKEDESEEGKGRR, encoded by the coding sequence ATGAAAACTATTTTCTGTTTCCTGTTTTTATTTTTCGCTTCATTTGAAATGGAAGCACAGCAGCCGCAGCGATTTTACGTGAATGGAAAATGCGGTTATAAGAATTCCACGGGAAAAATTATTGTGGATGCAAAGTATGAAGCCGGCAGTGAATTCAAAGATGGATTTGCAATTGTCGTGTCTGAAAATAAAAGAGGATTCATCAATTTCTCAGGAAATATTTCCATCCCCCTTCAGTTTGATGACGCGTCACTATTCTCCAATGGAATTGCACGCGTTTCCGTTTCGGGAAAATACGGCTTCATCGACACGACAGGAAAATTTGTGATCGCTGCAGATTACGATCAGGCCGATGATTTTTCATGCGGACTTGCATGGGTACAAAAAAACGGGCTTTATGGTTTCATCAATCCGGCAGGAGAAGTTGTTATTCCCATTCAATATGCAGCGGCAAATTCTTTTTCAGAACAACTGGCTTCGGTGAAGCTCAACGGAAAATGGGGATTCATTGACATCACCGGTAAAACGATTATTCCGTTTGAATATGATCTTGCATGGTCATGCACCAATGGAGAAGCGCACGTGAAAAAAGGAACTGAAGAATATTATGTGAACCTGGAAAATAAAAAGACACATGAAGTGGAAAAAGAAGATGAGAGTGAAGAAGGGAAAGGCCGGCGGTAA
- a CDS encoding PorP/SprF family type IX secretion system membrane protein produces MKQIFFTAAAAFILPLFSFAQDIHFSQFYLTPLTQNPSLAGLHHDMQAIVNYKDQWQSVSNSPYRTMAFSYDMRLNKKKAKKGFCAAGVNFFSDKSGDSKMTTTQANFTFAYHVFLNKYNTIGGGLQAGFFQRSISYSDLTWGNQFNGSNYDGSLPNGEPNGGTTFSRFDLSGGVVYNFNNTSGDIKVTDNHDLRFTGGVAFFHPQHSAYSFYGNPENLYMKYVVHGNAVISIPNSNIAVLPGFMYYRQGPAQEIFAGWLVRYKLKQDSKYTGFEKGAAFSLGAFYRAKDAIAVCSLLEYSKYAIGVSYDVNISPLRAASSARGGIEITLRFVNPNPFLYQQFYRQISSPIID; encoded by the coding sequence ATGAAACAAATATTTTTTACTGCCGCTGCAGCTTTTATTCTGCCGCTGTTTTCTTTTGCACAGGATATTCATTTCTCGCAATTCTACCTCACACCGCTCACGCAGAATCCTTCGCTCGCAGGATTGCATCACGACATGCAGGCGATCGTGAATTACAAAGATCAGTGGCAGAGTGTAAGCAATTCTCCTTATCGCACGATGGCTTTCTCCTACGACATGCGGCTGAATAAGAAAAAAGCAAAAAAAGGTTTCTGTGCTGCCGGTGTGAATTTTTTCAGCGACAAATCGGGCGATTCAAAAATGACAACCACGCAGGCAAATTTTACTTTTGCTTATCATGTTTTCCTCAATAAGTATAACACGATTGGCGGTGGATTGCAAGCCGGATTTTTTCAGCGCAGTATCAGTTATTCCGATCTTACGTGGGGAAACCAATTCAACGGAAGCAATTACGACGGATCACTTCCCAATGGTGAGCCCAATGGCGGAACAACTTTTTCACGCTTTGATCTCAGTGGTGGTGTCGTATATAATTTCAATAATACTTCCGGCGATATCAAAGTGACAGACAATCATGACCTGCGCTTCACAGGAGGAGTTGCATTTTTTCATCCGCAGCATTCCGCTTATTCTTTTTATGGCAATCCTGAAAATCTTTACATGAAATACGTGGTGCATGGCAACGCGGTCATCAGTATTCCGAATTCGAACATTGCTGTTCTCCCGGGATTCATGTATTACCGGCAGGGGCCCGCGCAGGAAATTTTTGCAGGATGGCTGGTGCGTTACAAATTAAAACAGGACAGTAAGTACACGGGTTTTGAAAAGGGTGCGGCATTTTCACTCGGCGCTTTTTATCGTGCGAAAGATGCCATTGCAGTTTGCTCGCTGCTTGAATATTCCAAATACGCGATCGGTGTGAGTTACGATGTGAATATTTCCCCACTGCGTGCAGCAAGCAGCGCCAGAGGCGGCATCGAGATCACACTTCGTTTCGTGAATCCGAATCCGTTCCTGTACCAACAGTTCTATCGGCAAATATCGAGTCCCATCATTGATTAA
- a CDS encoding gliding motility-associated C-terminal domain-containing protein — protein MNIRLLFISILFCNSLYSQQGWWTWMHGTNSSGSPGNFGTIGVAAPANDPPALYEAGEWTDQQGNFWLFGGLDNGHNEHGALWKYNYASGMWTWMKGPQAALNAGVYGTQGIPAPGNFPGARSWGMATWVDAQNNLWLLGGQGYDGAGNFGNMNDLWKYDITTNMWTWMNGPNINNQPGVYGTQLVAAAANVPPSRYETAATWTDNNGDLFLFGGITFSPSFGNLNDMWRYNVSTNMWTWMRGANVVSSPGNYGSIGVAAPTNDPPARSAYSKWKDANGDLWFFGGSDVNTNTFNDLWRYNVAANEWTWMHGSNTANAAGSLSAQCVQAASNDPDSRNETRACWTDRCGNFWLYGGAQGGSFSTTFGDMWYYNVQTNQWAFVSGVSTPNSVGVWGTQTVAAAANHPNARAGSVAFKALNGELWLFGGSGVFGPTAYNDLWRFVPDTTGCTPNTCSLALVSSFSAANGCAPFISNFINTSTGATSYSWDFGDTQTSTQTNPSHTYNTPGTYTVTLIASNSTTSDTSYFTLTVFPVPTAGITGNDTICAGSATTLTASGGGTYAWSTGATTAPVTVSPLVNTTYSVVVSNGNCTDTAFMSIVVNPSPVANITGTDSICVGGSTTLTATGGGTYTWSTGSTSSSVNVTPAANSVFSVIVSNGLCSDTTFFNVSVFQSPVPSITGDTVICIGEATLLTAAGGTNYTWNNGQNTAAILVHPPFDSTYVVNVFNGPCPVSDSIHVIVLPLPTVNAGIDDTILIGNSTILSASGNGNSYSWSPPTGLSCTLCQNTTASPVQTTTYYVTTTDANGCTSVDSVTVYVNENCGEVFVPKAFSPNGDGQNDYECVYGRCIQTLDFSIYDRWGEKVFETDQPGKCWDGTFRGEPMNTAVFVYYLQATLLTGETVTKQGNISLIR, from the coding sequence ATGAACATACGGCTCCTGTTCATATCAATTCTTTTTTGCAACTCGCTGTATTCGCAGCAAGGATGGTGGACGTGGATGCACGGAACCAACTCGAGTGGCTCTCCCGGAAATTTCGGAACTATAGGTGTGGCTGCACCTGCCAATGATCCTCCTGCTTTGTATGAAGCGGGAGAATGGACCGATCAGCAGGGAAATTTCTGGCTCTTCGGCGGACTCGACAATGGCCACAACGAACATGGCGCGTTGTGGAAATACAATTACGCTTCCGGAATGTGGACGTGGATGAAAGGCCCGCAAGCTGCACTCAACGCCGGCGTGTACGGAACGCAAGGCATACCTGCACCAGGAAATTTTCCCGGCGCAAGAAGTTGGGGAATGGCAACGTGGGTGGATGCGCAGAATAATTTGTGGCTCCTCGGCGGTCAAGGTTACGACGGTGCAGGAAATTTCGGCAACATGAATGATCTGTGGAAATACGACATCACTACGAATATGTGGACGTGGATGAACGGGCCGAACATAAATAATCAACCCGGAGTTTACGGAACACAACTCGTAGCTGCTGCTGCAAATGTTCCGCCGAGCCGTTATGAAACTGCAGCAACGTGGACCGACAACAACGGAGATCTTTTTCTCTTCGGCGGAATTACTTTTTCTCCCTCGTTCGGAAATTTAAATGATATGTGGAGATACAATGTGAGTACGAATATGTGGACTTGGATGCGCGGTGCAAATGTGGTGAGCTCTCCCGGAAATTATGGAAGCATTGGTGTTGCTGCTCCAACGAATGATCCTCCTGCGCGATCTGCTTATTCAAAATGGAAAGATGCAAATGGAGATCTCTGGTTCTTCGGCGGATCGGATGTGAACACGAATACGTTCAATGATCTTTGGCGATACAATGTTGCTGCGAATGAATGGACATGGATGCACGGATCGAATACAGCGAACGCAGCAGGAAGTTTAAGTGCGCAATGTGTGCAGGCCGCGTCGAACGATCCTGATTCGCGCAATGAAACGCGCGCATGCTGGACTGACCGCTGCGGAAATTTCTGGTTGTATGGTGGCGCGCAGGGCGGAAGTTTCTCCACCACCTTCGGCGACATGTGGTATTACAATGTGCAAACAAATCAGTGGGCATTTGTGAGTGGAGTTTCTACTCCGAATTCAGTCGGCGTATGGGGAACACAAACCGTTGCCGCTGCTGCCAATCATCCGAACGCGCGCGCAGGATCTGTTGCATTCAAAGCGCTCAATGGAGAACTCTGGTTATTCGGTGGCAGCGGAGTTTTTGGCCCCACGGCTTACAATGATCTCTGGCGTTTTGTTCCCGACACAACCGGTTGCACACCAAATACGTGCTCGCTCGCACTTGTTTCTTCTTTCAGTGCGGCGAATGGATGCGCACCGTTCATTTCAAATTTTATTAATACAAGTACGGGCGCTACAAGTTATTCATGGGATTTCGGCGACACACAAACTTCAACACAAACAAATCCATCTCACACTTACAACACACCGGGAACTTACACCGTTACACTCATCGCATCGAACAGCACAACTTCAGACACTTCTTATTTCACACTCACTGTTTTTCCTGTTCCCACTGCGGGCATCACGGGCAATGATACCATTTGCGCGGGCAGCGCGACCACGCTCACGGCTTCGGGCGGGGGCACGTACGCATGGAGCACGGGCGCTACCACTGCGCCGGTCACTGTATCACCGTTGGTGAACACCACTTATTCTGTTGTAGTCTCCAATGGAAATTGCACCGATACTGCTTTCATGAGTATCGTCGTAAATCCTTCTCCTGTCGCAAACATTACCGGCACAGACAGTATTTGTGTCGGGGGATCGACCACGCTCACCGCAACGGGAGGCGGAACGTACACGTGGAGTACAGGATCCACTTCTTCTTCGGTGAATGTGACTCCGGCTGCCAATTCTGTATTTTCGGTGATCGTTTCGAACGGGTTGTGTTCTGATACAACCTTCTTCAATGTATCCGTTTTCCAGTCCCCGGTTCCATCCATCACCGGTGATACGGTCATTTGCATTGGCGAGGCAACATTGCTCACAGCAGCCGGGGGAACAAATTATACCTGGAACAACGGGCAGAACACTGCCGCCATTCTCGTTCATCCTCCTTTCGATTCCACTTATGTCGTGAATGTTTTCAACGGCCCCTGTCCTGTTTCCGATTCTATTCACGTGATCGTTCTTCCGCTTCCAACGGTGAATGCAGGAATTGACGATACTATTCTCATCGGGAATTCAACGATACTCAGCGCTTCGGGCAATGGAAATTCTTATTCCTGGAGTCCGCCAACAGGGTTGAGTTGCACGTTGTGCCAGAACACAACCGCAAGTCCGGTGCAGACCACGACTTATTATGTGACCACCACTGATGCGAATGGATGCACGAGTGTGGACAGCGTAACGGTTTATGTAAATGAAAATTGCGGGGAAGTTTTTGTGCCAAAGGCATTTTCTCCCAATGGGGACGGGCAGAATGATTACGAATGTGTTTATGGAAGATGCATTCAGACACTCGACTTTTCCATTTACGATCGCTGGGGAGAAAAAGTTTTTGAAACCGATCAGCCGGGAAAATGCTGGGACGGAACTTTCCGCGGTGAACCCATGAACACTGCCGTATTCGTCTATTACCTGCAGGCAACATTACTTACCGGCGAAACAGTCACTAAACAGGGAAATATTTCACTCATCCGCTGA
- a CDS encoding DUF1697 domain-containing protein, with protein sequence MTKYIAFLRAVNVGGRVVKMEELKKIFALPGLKNISTYIQSGNVIFETNETDVTKLKKKTETALKKNLSYEVLVFLKTIPEIKKIIGENPFTKKMEGMHLYVSMLSGIPSKENISLLDAYRAKEECFEIKGTTAYLLFPPKTYGQTKLSNSTIEKKLKVQSTTRNWNTMNKIIAL encoded by the coding sequence ATGACAAAATACATTGCTTTCCTGCGCGCGGTGAATGTGGGCGGGCGCGTGGTGAAAATGGAAGAACTGAAAAAGATCTTCGCATTACCCGGCTTAAAAAATATTTCCACTTATATCCAGAGCGGGAATGTGATCTTCGAAACGAATGAAACTGATGTAACAAAACTGAAGAAAAAAACAGAAACTGCGCTGAAGAAAAATCTCAGCTACGAAGTACTCGTGTTTTTAAAAACCATTCCTGAAATAAAAAAAATCATTGGTGAAAATCCATTCACAAAAAAAATGGAGGGAATGCACTTGTATGTTTCCATGCTGTCGGGAATTCCGTCGAAAGAAAATATTTCTTTGCTCGATGCTTACCGTGCAAAGGAAGAATGCTTTGAAATAAAAGGGACAACCGCTTACCTGCTTTTTCCTCCGAAAACCTATGGCCAGACAAAATTGTCAAACTCCACGATTGAGAAAAAATTAAAAGTTCAATCTACAACGCGGAACTGGAATACGATGAATAAGATCATTGCGCTGTAA